A genome region from Primulina eburnea isolate SZY01 chromosome 9, ASM2296580v1, whole genome shotgun sequence includes the following:
- the LOC140841386 gene encoding zinc finger CCCH domain-containing protein 32-like: MELYGSQSGQPQGEWGQETDVRESMRSLNLWEREVYPDRPGQPDCAYYMRTGSCGYGAKCRFHHPRDRGSDFGVVEYPERVGEQACQYYLRTGACKFGASCKFNHPKNAGGSLTNVPLNIYGYPLRPGEKECSYYLKAGQCKFGTTCKFDHPQPAGSAVPASARSFYANVQSLSSVSPEQYDSSSTSYRVARPPLVPGSYVAGAYGPMLLHPGVVPISNWNPYSGAVSPTPSPGAQPSVRATSMYGMSQLGSSAPAIRGAYPRLLSSSNITKELQFPERPGQPDCNYYMKTGDCKYGSSCRYNHPPDWLMSKTNCALSPMGLPLRPGMQACSFYLQNGHCKFGRTCKFDHPPTVKYSPSSSYSEIPG, encoded by the exons ATGGAGCTGTACGGGTCGCAGTCGGGTCAGCCGCAGGGGGAGTGGGGTCAAGAAACTGACGTGAGAG AATCAATGCGGAGTTTGAATTTGTGGGAGAGAGAAGTGTACCCGGATAGACCGGGTCAGCCCGACTGTGCGTATTATATGCGCACCGGGTCGTGTGGGTACGGTGCCAAGTGCCGGTTTCATCACCCCCGGGATCGCGGCAGCGAT TTTGGAGTTGTAGAGTATCCGGAGCGAGTAGGGGAGCAAGCATGTCAG TATTATTTAAGAACAGGGGCCTGTAAATTTGGTGCGTCCTGCAAGTTTAACCACCCCAAAAATGCGGGTGGATCATTGACCAATGTACCTCTAAATATTTATGGATATCCATTACGACCG GGGGAGAAAGAGTGCTCCTACTATTTGAAAGCGGGGCAATGCAAATTTGGTACTACATGTAAATTCGATCACCCTCAACCAGCTGGTTCAGCCGTGCCTGCATCTGCACGTTCATTTTATGCGAATGTGCAGTCTCTTTCTTCTgtttctcctgagcagtatgaTAGCTCATCCACCAGCTATAGGGTTGCTAGGCCCCCTCTAGTGCCTGGTTCTTACGTTGCTGGTGCTTATGGTCCCATGCTGCTTCACCCTGGTGTGGTTCCCATTTCAAATTGGAATCCATACTCG GGTGCAGTGAGCCCCACACCATCACCTGGTGCCCAACCCTCAGTGCGAGCAACATCTATGTACGGGATGTCACAGCTAGGTTCCTCTGCACCTGCCATTAGAGGAGCTTATCCCCGGTTACTTTCTTCAAGCAACATAACTAAGGAACTTCAGTTTCCAGAGAGACCTGGACAGCCCGACTGCAACTACTACATGAAAACTGGGGATTGTAAATATGGATCATCTTGTAGGTATAACCATCCGCCGGACTGGCTCATGTCAAAGACTAATTGTGCTCTTAGCCCCATGGGGCTTCCCCTACGCCCG GGGATGCAGGCCTGCAGTTTTTATTTGCAGAATGGACACTGCAAGTTTGGGCGTACATGCAAATTCGATCATCCACCAACCGTAAAATACAGCCCATCTTCTTCTTATTCTGAAATACCAG GATAA